A window of the Dunckerocampus dactyliophorus isolate RoL2022-P2 chromosome 21, RoL_Ddac_1.1, whole genome shotgun sequence genome harbors these coding sequences:
- the LOC129174176 gene encoding zinc transporter ZIP12-like isoform X1 produces MCFGRAAPCFLLLIICLLGRVRVDTGQDQDHLQEVLRALDLPLGADEESRLQKTHVSLLLTTLLLAVDCEERTGASQEVCDKCLKPDVVLSVLEDEGKAYLTEDDFQRISTLLLYYIINLQDMCQSSSSSSSAGSYEFYLLSLTNLHPAEDGHFLSAGEIESILQLINQHYKPSNQEHATLSDLQCIDAAHLLEDANEKDGAGASVTTVPKVAAAIISHILQRRCFSQTNLPPPSFFTSYIFQSLNRTSGLQVLDLEELLHQLGVGGEGKRRNLQIKTVHSLDGCKPQSGDWARVCFSANQLVDIFALHPHLPISKEHLRQICPAIIQQLLGNACESAEPNTRRSQPTAFEKFGYSTAAVLVITLGSMFGICLIFFNSCQETYTLILQLFVGLAVGTLSGDALLHLIPQILGLHDHADDDEEHFAEQREYLWKILGIIAGIYGFFLIERIFSFLVPHHGHAHSGDRPSELGCNAQSQRGKSMSTIQLGPVEDLDCTEGSPEHPDKQRPSHQRRGVPLLAVMVIVGDSLHNFADGLVVGAAFSSSPETGMATTVAILCHEVPHEMGDFAVLLSSGLPVKTAVLMNFVSALTAFMGLYIGLFVSAQVEAQQWIFAITAGIFLYLSLVEMLPQMSRVSSSRPRVLFLLQNVGLLMGWSCLLLLALFEHQLTFKNDG; encoded by the exons ATGTGCTTCGGGAGAGCCGCTCCCTGTTTTCTGTTGCTGATCATTTGTTTGTTGGGGAGAGTTCGAGTGGACACAGGCCAAGATCAGGATCATTTGCAGGAGGTCCTCAGAGCCTTGGACCTACCGCTTGGTGCTGATGAAGAGTCACGCCTCCAGAAGACTCATGTCAGTCTCCTGCTCACCACGCTTCTTTTGGCGGTGGACTGTGAAGAGCGGACTGGTGCCTCTCAAGAGGTTTGTGACAAG TGCTTGAAGCCAGACGTCGTTCTTTCAGtgctggaggatgaaggaaagGCATACCTCACAGAGGACGACTTCCAGCGCATCTCCACTCTTCTGCTGTACTACATCATCAACTTGCAGGATATGTGCCAgtcatcttcctcttcctcgtcaGCTGGGAGCTATGAATTCTACCTTCTGTCCCTAACCAATCTACACCCAGCGGAGGACGGCCACTTTCTATCAGCGGGTGAAATAGAGAGCATTCTGCAGCTCATCAACCAGCACTATAAGCCATCTAACCAAGAACATGCTACTCTGTCTGACCTCCAG TGTATTGATGCTGCTCATCTGCTGGAAGACGCAAACGAAAAAGATGGTGCAGGCGCCAGTGTGACGACCGTGCCCAAAGTGGCCGCAGCCATCATCAGTCACATCCTGCAGCGTCGCTGTTTCTCTCAGACGAACCTCCCGCCGCCTTCCTTCTTCACGAGTTATATCTTTCAGTCCCTCAATCGCACCAGTGGCCTGCAAGTTTTAG ATTTGGAAGAGCTGCTTCATCAACTGGGAGTTGGTGGTGAAGGAAAGAGGCGGAACTTACAGATAAAGACGGTGCATTCGCTGGACGGTTGCAAGCCACAAAGTGGAGACTGGGCACGG GTGTGTTTTTCAGCCAATCAGCTGGTGGATATTTTTGCTCTGCACCCCCATTTGCCCATTTCCAAGGAGCACTTGAGGCAAATTTGCCCGGCCATCATTCAGCAGTTGCTAGGCAATGCGTGTGAGTCTGCAGAACCAAACACCAGAAGATCTCAGCCTACTGCTTTTGAGA AGTTTGGCTACAGCACAGCAGCAGTGCTGGTCATCACACTGGGCTCCATGTTCGGCATCTGTTTGATCTTCTTCAACTCGTGCCAGGAAACCTACACACTCATCCTGCAGCTCTTTGTGGGCCTGGCTGTGGGGACCCTCTCAGGAGATGCCCTCCTGCACCTCATCCCGCAG ATCCTCGGCCTTCATGACCATGCCGATGATGATGAAGAGCACTTCGCTGAGCAAAGGGAGTACCTGTGGAAGATTCTTGGCATCATTGCTGGGATCTATGGCTTCTTCCTCATTGAAAGAATCTTCTCCTTTTTGGTTCCTCATCATGGGCAC GCCCACTCGGGCGACCGTCCCTCAGAGCTCGGCTGTAATGCTCAGTCCCAGAGGGGAAAGTCCATGTCCACCATACAGCTG GGACCAGTAGAGGACTTGGACTGTACAGAAGGATCTCCTGAGCATCCAGACAAACAGAGGCCTTCACATCAAA GACGAGGTGTTCCTCTGCTCGCCGTCATGGTAATTGTGGGCGACAGCCTCCACAATTTTGCAGACGGCTTGGTTGTCGGCGCGGCCTTCTCCTCATCGCCCGAGACCGGCATGGCGACCACCGTGGCCATCCTTTGCCACGAGGTCCCACATGAAATGG gagacTTTGCAGTGCTGCTCAGCTCCGGGCTGCCCGTAAAAACTGCTGTGCTGATGAATTTCGTCAGCGCCCTGACCGCCTTTATGGGCCTCTACATCGGACTCTTTGTTTCCGCCCAGGTAGAGGCGCAGCAGTGGatctttgccatcactgctgGCATTTTCCTCTACTTGTCACTTGTGGAAATG CTTCCTCAAATGAGTCGAGTGAGCAGCAGCCGTCCTCGTGTGCTCTTCCTCCTGCAGAACGTGGGCCTGCTGATGGGCTGGTCGTGTCTTCTGCTGCTGGCGCTCTTTGAACACCAGCTCACGTTTAAAAATGATGGCTGA
- the mrc1a gene encoding macrophage mannose receptor 1, with the protein MEACGPCLRHHVHLTLLRLSHRQLTGIPNQSVADRPCDRMMEAGEVLAAQGCLSFMSGLIVRSMWSPVMRAAALLCLLWAVSITAEMDSGSFLIFNQDHNKCVKVLHASSVTLAPCEPHAKDQQFRWASEARLLSLSLNLCLGATEIKDWVKVLLFECDESSELQHWQCKNETLFGLRDQDLHFNWGNRNERNIMIYKGSGTWSRWRIYGTNKDLCSKGYQEVFTIGGNSFGAPCLFPFKFGEKWYSECTKVGRSDGQLWCATKANYDTEKKWGFCPTKATSGWDTDPVTGVEYQRNAQSVLTWHQARKSCQQQGADLLSIVELHEQSYISGLTSNLGTALWIGLNSLDYEGGWQWSNGNPFRYLNWGPGNPSSEPGMNCATLNAAKASKWETSPCTKKLGYICRKGNATSLPPPPIKQHSFCPNHWVPYGGNCYFLERGKKMWKDALTACRKEGGDLASIHNIEEQSFIVAQSGYVATDVLWIGLNDQTNQMLFEWSDRSEVTFTQWMTEEPSHATNHQEDCVLIRGKDGRWADHMCEKAHGYICKMKASSKLAEGTHEETNPGCQLGAVRYGSHCYTIGAEKKTFDEAKQACSQQGGNLVDVADRYENAFLTSLVGLRPEKYFWMGFFKRENTHIFTWTTRRKISFTHFNVDMPDRKVGCVAMTTRIFAGLWEVVGCNNKEKYICKKPAEGVQVTTVPPTTPALNCASGWTPVANRNACFKLYKKKTELKKTWHEARDFCRAIDGDLMSIHSSEDLSNAQFRSSDAAWVGLSSLGTNEGFVWTDGSPYGFENWGYGEPNNYNDNEHCTEVQFYYGRHWNDRHCEVYNDWICQIRKGVTPKADPVIIIPKYNTTEDGWLIYNDSQYYINYDLQPMEAARAFCQKNFGELAVITADSERKFIWKQISKGSEGQYYIGMTVNLDKSFSWLDETPVTYTAWEHNEPNFANNDENCVTIYKSMGYWNDINCGLELPSICKRSSSFVNTTMLPTSVPQGGCAPEWRAFQGKCYKIVDSDKKTWQDARTYCKNQGGNLVSIVNELEQAFLTTQMLTYSEDLWIGMNDVNWEMRFVWTDGKGISYTNWAKGHPTSTPEGRFSFMDEEVFDCVIMVGSISKLIGLWKVEDCNTKRGFICKRNIDSQIAVATTKVSPKAFYKLGNDSYKLVAQKMHWDEARRQCQADDADLASILSPVVQAYITLQIAKHHEPVWIGLNSNVTGGRFKWVDNWLLSFTKWGKDEPKSNYGCVYMDVDKSWKTAPCSNTYYSLCKSSLDLAPTEPPQLPGNCPDAKNRKTWIPFRGHCYSFFISAAGNWAHASVECLKMGASLASIEDPQESLFIQQNLELLQDGAKNFWIGLYKSHESQWMWIDNSVVDFINWDKGMPQSESCVDIHSQSGKWSTISCNRYRAYICKTPKVVTPTEKPPSVAHIVEEASHGSAGITVAVVLVVIALAGLGAFLLFRKKMPTSVLGESTFDNKLYFNNPIRAPVDTKGLVANIEHNEQA; encoded by the exons ATG GAGGCCTGTGGCCCTTGTCTACGTCATCATGTCCACCTTACCCTGCTTCGCCTTTCTCATCGCCAGCTCACAG GAATTCCAAATCAAAGTGTCGCTGACAGGCCATGTGACAGGATGATGGAGGCAGGAGAAGTCCTGGCTGCGCAAGGATGTCTCTCATTCATGAGTGGACTCATAGTGAGAAGCATGTGGTCACCTGTCATGCGTGCAGCAGCGCTGCTGTGCCTTCTGTGGGCTGTCAGCATCACTGCTGAGATGG ACAGCGGCTCCTTCCTGATCTTCAACCAGGACCACAACAAGTGCGTGAAAGTGTTGCACGCCTCGTCCGTCACGCTGGCCCCCTGCGAGCCCCACGCCAAAGACCAGCAGTTCCGTTGGGCCTCCGAGGCGCGCCTGCTCAGCCTGTCCCTCAACCTGTGCTTGGGGGCCACCGAGATCAAAGACTGGGTGAAGGTGCTGCTCTTTGAGTGTGACGAGAGCAGCGAGCTCCAGCATTGGCAGTGCAAGAACGAGACGCTCTTCGGTCTCAGGGACCAGGACCTGCACTTCAACTGGGGCAACCGGAACGAGAGGAACATCATGATTTACAAGGGCTCAGGTACCTGGAGTCGCTGGAGGATATACGGCACCAATAAAGACCTTTGTTCCAAAGGCTATCAAG AGGTTTTCACAATAGGGGGTAATTCCTTCGGAGCTCCGTGTCTGTTTCCATTTAAATTTGGGGAGAAGTGGTACTCTGAGTGCACCAAGGTGGGACGCTCGGATGGACAGCTGTGGTGCGCCACAAAGGCCAACTATGACACCGAGAAGAAGTGGGGCTTCTGTCCCACCAAAG CGACCTCAGGCTGGGATACGGACCCGGTCACAGGGGTCGAGTACCAGAGGAACGCTCAGTCGGTGTTGACGTGGCATCAGGCCAGGAAGAGCTGCCAGCAGCAAGGAGCCGACCTCCTCAGCATCGTGGAGCTCCACGAGCAGTCGTACATTTCAG GACTAACCAGCAATTTGGGCACAGCCTTGTGGATTGGACTCAACAGTTTGGACTATGAAGGGGGGTGGCAGTGGAGCAACGGAAATCCCTTCCGATATTTAAACTGGGGCCCAG GGAATCCCTCATCCGAACCCGGAATGAACTGCGCCACCTTAAATGCTGCCAAAGCTTCCAAATGGGAGACCAGCCCCTGCACCAAGAAGCTGGGCTACATTTGTCGCAAAGGGAACGCTACAAGTCTTCCTCCGCCGCCAA TCAAACAGCACAGCTTCTGCCCCAATCACTGGGTTCCTTATGGTGGGAACTGTTACTTCCTGGAGAGGGGTAAAAAAATGTGGAAGGATGCCTTGACTGCCTGCCGCAAAGAAGGAGGAGACTTGGCCAGCATTCACAACATCGAAGAGCAGAGCTTTATTGTAGCTCAGTCTGGATATG TGGCGACAGATGTGCTCTGGATTGGTTTGAATGACCAAACAAACCAGATGTTGTTCGAATGGTCCGACCGCTCTGAAGTCACCTTCACCCAGTGGATGACGGAAGAGCCCTCTCACGCCACCAACCACCAAGAGGACTGCGTCCTCATCAGAGGAAAG GACGGGAGGTGGGCTGACCACATGTGTGAGAAGGCACATGGATACATTTGCAAGATGAAGGCCTCCTCTAAACTGGCCGAAGGCACTCACGAGGAAACCAACCCGGGATGCCAGCTG GGGGCCGTCAGGTACGGGTCCCACTGCTACACCATTGGAGCTGAGAAGAAAACATTTGATGAAGCCAAGCAGGCGTGCTCACAGCAAGGAGGCAACCTTGTCGATGTGGCAGACAGGTAC GAGAACGCCTTCTTGACCAGTTTGGTGGGCTTGAGGCCAGAGAAGTACTTCTGGATGGGATTCTTCAAAAGAGAAAACACGCACATATTCACATGGACCACCAGGAGAAAAATTAGCTTTACTCATTTTAATGTGGACATGCCAG acagaaaagtaGGCTGCGTTGCCATGACAACGAGAATATTTGCTGGCTTGTGGGAGGTGGTCGGCTGCAACAACAAGGAGAAGTACATCTGCAAGAAGCCAGCAGAGGGCGTGCAGGTGACCACAGTTCCGCCCACTACTCCGGCCCTAAACTGCGCATCCGGGTGGACACCCGTGGCCAACAGGAACGCCTGCTTCAAA CTTTACAAAAAGAAGACAGAGCTGAAGAAGACTTGGCATGAGGCTCGCGACTTCTGCAGGGCCATCGACGGCGACCTGATGAGCATCCACAGCTCAGAGGACCTGAGCAATGCACA GTTTCGTTCTTCAGATGCAGCCTGGGTCGGCCTCAGCTCCCTTGGTACCAATGAAGGTTTTGTCTGGACTGATGGATCACCT TACGGTTTTGAGAATTGGGGCTATGGGGAGCCAAACAACTACAATGACAACGAACACTGTACAGAAGTGCAGTTCTACTACGGGCGCCACTGGAACGATCGCCACTGCGAGGTGTACAATGACTGGATCTGTCAGATACGcaaag GTGTGACTCCCAAAGCCGACCCCGTCATAATCATACCAA AGTACAACACCACAGAGGATGGATGGCTTATCTACAATGACTCGCAGTATTACATCAACTATGACCTTCAGCCTATGGAAGCTGCCAGAGCATTCTGCCAAAAAAACTTTGGCGAACTGGCTGTCATCACGGCTGACAGTGAGAGGAAGTTCATTTGGAAGCAG ATCTCAAAGGGTTCAGAGGGCCAGTACTACATAGGCATGACTGTCAATTTAGATAAGTCCTTCAG CTGGCTGGATGAAACCCCGGTGACGTACACCGCTTGGGAACACAATGAGCCCAACTTTGCCAACAATGATGAAAACTGTGTGACCATATACAAAAGCATGG GCTACTGGAATGACATCAACTGTGGGCTTGAGCTACCGTCGATCTGCAAAAGAAGCAGTAGTTTTGTCAACACAACAATGCTCCCCACCAGTGTTCCTCAAGGTGGATGTGCACCGGAATGGCGAGCCTTCCAAGGCAAG TGCTACAAAATTGTGGACTCTGACAAGAAGACTTGGCAGGACGCCAGGACgtactgcaaaaaccaaggagGAAATCTGGTTTCTATCGTCAATGAGCTTGAGCAAG CTTTTTTGACAACACAGATGCTGACGTACAGCGAGGACCTGTGGATCGGCATGAACGACGTCAATTGGGAGATGCGCTTTGTGTGGACAGATGGCAAAGGCATTTCGTACACCAACTGGGCCAAAGGGCACCCGACATCAACACCTGAAGGCCGCTTCTCCTTCATGGACGAG GAGGTCTTTGACTGTGTGATTATGGTGGGCAGCATTTCAAAACTAATAGGACTCTGGAAGGTGGAAGACTGCAATACCAAACGTGGCTTTATCTGTAAAAGAAACATTG ATTCTCAGATTGCCGTGGCAACCACCAAGGTGTCGCCAAAGGCCTTCTACAAGCTCGGCAACGACTCCTACAAACTGGTGGCTCAAAAGATGCATTGGGACGAGGCAAGAAGGCAGTGCCAAGCGGACGACGCCGACCTGGCCAGCATCCTCAGTCCGGTGGTCCAAGCGTACATCACCTTGCAGATAGCAAAGCACCACGAGCCTGTGTGGATCGGCCTCAACAGCAATGTG ACAGGAGGGCGCTTCAAGTGGGTGGACAACTGGCTTCTCTCTTTCACCAAATGGGGCAAAGACGAGCCTAAAAGCAACTACGGCTGTGTGTACATGGACGTAGACAAATCCTGGAAAACAGCGCCGTGCAGCAACACCTACTATTCCCTTTGCAAGAGTTCCCTCG ACTTGGCACCAACAGAACCTCCTCAGCTTCCCGGCAACTGTCCAGATGCCAAGAATAGGAAAACCTGGATACCTTTTAGAGGTCATTGTTATTCCTTCTTCATTTCGGCAGCGGGCAACTGGGCCCACGCCTCGGTGGAATGTCTGAAAATGG GGGCATCTCTGGCAAGCATTGAGGACCCGCAAGAAAGTCTTTTCATCCAACAAAACCTGGAACTCCTGCAGGACGGTGCCAAAAACTTCTGGATTGGCCTGTATAAGAGCCATGAAA GTCAGTGGATGTGGATCGACAATAGCGTGGTTGACTTCATCAACTGGGATAAGGGAATGCCGCAGTCAGAGTCATGTGTGGACATCCATTCTCAAAGCGGGAAATGGAGTACAATCAGCTGCAACAGATATAGAGCGTACATCTGCAAAACACCCAAAG TTGTCACACCGACAGAAAAGCCTCCATCTGTTG CCCATATCGTGGAAGAGGCTTCCCACGGGTCTGCTGGCATCACTGTGGCTGTAGTGCTGGTCGTGATTGCGCTAGCAGGACTCGGTGCCTTCCTGCTCTTCAGAAAAAAGATGCCAACCTCTGTGCTGGGGGAGTCCACCTTCGACAACAAGTTGTACTTCAACAACCCAATTCGAGCTCCAGTGGACACCAAGGGCCTGGTGGCCAACATAGAACATAATGAACAAGCGTAA
- the LOC129174176 gene encoding zinc transporter ZIP12-like isoform X3, with the protein MCFGRAAPCFLLLIICLLGRVRVDTGQDQDHLQEVLRALDLPLGADEESRLQKTHVSLLLTTLLLAVDCEERTGASQEVCDKCLKPDVVLSVLEDEGKAYLTEDDFQRISTLLLYYIINLQDMCQSSSSSSSAGSYEFYLLSLTNLHPAEDGHFLSAGEIESILQLINQHYKPSNQEHATLSDLQCIDAAHLLEDANEKDGAGASVTTVPKVAAAIISHILQRRCFSQTNLPPPSFFTSYIFQSLNRTSGLQVLDLEELLHQLGVGGEGKRRNLQIKTVHSLDGCKPQSGDWARVCFSANQLVDIFALHPHLPISKEHLRQICPAIIQQLLGNACESAEPNTRRSQPTAFEKFGYSTAAVLVITLGSMFGICLIFFNSCQETYTLILQLFVGLAVGTLSGDALLHLIPQILGLHDHADDDEEHFAEQREYLWKILGIIAGIYGFFLIERIFSFLVPHHGHAHSGDRPSELGCNAQSQRGKSMSTIQLGPVEDLDCTEGSPEHPDKQRPSHQSESNTYCAVLCSVMANLPFGLPGRGVPLLAVMVIVGDSLHNFADGLVVGAAFSSSPETGMATTVAILCHEVPHEMGDFAVLLSSGLPVKTAVLMNFVSALTAFMGLYIGLFVSAQVEAQQWIFAITAGIFLYLSLVEMLPQMSRVSSSRPRVLFLLQNVGLLMGWSCLLLLALFEHQLTFKNDG; encoded by the exons ATGTGCTTCGGGAGAGCCGCTCCCTGTTTTCTGTTGCTGATCATTTGTTTGTTGGGGAGAGTTCGAGTGGACACAGGCCAAGATCAGGATCATTTGCAGGAGGTCCTCAGAGCCTTGGACCTACCGCTTGGTGCTGATGAAGAGTCACGCCTCCAGAAGACTCATGTCAGTCTCCTGCTCACCACGCTTCTTTTGGCGGTGGACTGTGAAGAGCGGACTGGTGCCTCTCAAGAGGTTTGTGACAAG TGCTTGAAGCCAGACGTCGTTCTTTCAGtgctggaggatgaaggaaagGCATACCTCACAGAGGACGACTTCCAGCGCATCTCCACTCTTCTGCTGTACTACATCATCAACTTGCAGGATATGTGCCAgtcatcttcctcttcctcgtcaGCTGGGAGCTATGAATTCTACCTTCTGTCCCTAACCAATCTACACCCAGCGGAGGACGGCCACTTTCTATCAGCGGGTGAAATAGAGAGCATTCTGCAGCTCATCAACCAGCACTATAAGCCATCTAACCAAGAACATGCTACTCTGTCTGACCTCCAG TGTATTGATGCTGCTCATCTGCTGGAAGACGCAAACGAAAAAGATGGTGCAGGCGCCAGTGTGACGACCGTGCCCAAAGTGGCCGCAGCCATCATCAGTCACATCCTGCAGCGTCGCTGTTTCTCTCAGACGAACCTCCCGCCGCCTTCCTTCTTCACGAGTTATATCTTTCAGTCCCTCAATCGCACCAGTGGCCTGCAAGTTTTAG ATTTGGAAGAGCTGCTTCATCAACTGGGAGTTGGTGGTGAAGGAAAGAGGCGGAACTTACAGATAAAGACGGTGCATTCGCTGGACGGTTGCAAGCCACAAAGTGGAGACTGGGCACGG GTGTGTTTTTCAGCCAATCAGCTGGTGGATATTTTTGCTCTGCACCCCCATTTGCCCATTTCCAAGGAGCACTTGAGGCAAATTTGCCCGGCCATCATTCAGCAGTTGCTAGGCAATGCGTGTGAGTCTGCAGAACCAAACACCAGAAGATCTCAGCCTACTGCTTTTGAGA AGTTTGGCTACAGCACAGCAGCAGTGCTGGTCATCACACTGGGCTCCATGTTCGGCATCTGTTTGATCTTCTTCAACTCGTGCCAGGAAACCTACACACTCATCCTGCAGCTCTTTGTGGGCCTGGCTGTGGGGACCCTCTCAGGAGATGCCCTCCTGCACCTCATCCCGCAG ATCCTCGGCCTTCATGACCATGCCGATGATGATGAAGAGCACTTCGCTGAGCAAAGGGAGTACCTGTGGAAGATTCTTGGCATCATTGCTGGGATCTATGGCTTCTTCCTCATTGAAAGAATCTTCTCCTTTTTGGTTCCTCATCATGGGCAC GCCCACTCGGGCGACCGTCCCTCAGAGCTCGGCTGTAATGCTCAGTCCCAGAGGGGAAAGTCCATGTCCACCATACAGCTG GGACCAGTAGAGGACTTGGACTGTACAGAAGGATCTCCTGAGCATCCAGACAAACAGAGGCCTTCACATCAAAGTGAGAGCAACACTTACTGTGCTGTACTGTGCTCTGTGATGGCAAACCTTCCCTTTGGGCTCCCAGGACGAGGTGTTCCTCTGCTCGCCGTCATGGTAATTGTGGGCGACAGCCTCCACAATTTTGCAGACGGCTTGGTTGTCGGCGCGGCCTTCTCCTCATCGCCCGAGACCGGCATGGCGACCACCGTGGCCATCCTTTGCCACGAGGTCCCACATGAAATGG gagacTTTGCAGTGCTGCTCAGCTCCGGGCTGCCCGTAAAAACTGCTGTGCTGATGAATTTCGTCAGCGCCCTGACCGCCTTTATGGGCCTCTACATCGGACTCTTTGTTTCCGCCCAGGTAGAGGCGCAGCAGTGGatctttgccatcactgctgGCATTTTCCTCTACTTGTCACTTGTGGAAATG CTTCCTCAAATGAGTCGAGTGAGCAGCAGCCGTCCTCGTGTGCTCTTCCTCCTGCAGAACGTGGGCCTGCTGATGGGCTGGTCGTGTCTTCTGCTGCTGGCGCTCTTTGAACACCAGCTCACGTTTAAAAATGATGGCTGA
- the LOC129174176 gene encoding zinc transporter ZIP12-like isoform X2, producing the protein MCQSSSSSSSAGSYEFYLLSLTNLHPAEDGHFLSAGEIESILQLINQHYKPSNQEHATLSDLQCIDAAHLLEDANEKDGAGASVTTVPKVAAAIISHILQRRCFSQTNLPPPSFFTSYIFQSLNRTSGLQVLDLEELLHQLGVGGEGKRRNLQIKTVHSLDGCKPQSGDWARVCFSANQLVDIFALHPHLPISKEHLRQICPAIIQQLLGNACESAEPNTRRSQPTAFEKFGYSTAAVLVITLGSMFGICLIFFNSCQETYTLILQLFVGLAVGTLSGDALLHLIPQILGLHDHADDDEEHFAEQREYLWKILGIIAGIYGFFLIERIFSFLVPHHGHAHSGDRPSELGCNAQSQRGKSMSTIQLGPVEDLDCTEGSPEHPDKQRPSHQRRGVPLLAVMVIVGDSLHNFADGLVVGAAFSSSPETGMATTVAILCHEVPHEMGDFAVLLSSGLPVKTAVLMNFVSALTAFMGLYIGLFVSAQVEAQQWIFAITAGIFLYLSLVEMLPQMSRVSSSRPRVLFLLQNVGLLMGWSCLLLLALFEHQLTFKNDG; encoded by the exons ATGTGCCAgtcatcttcctcttcctcgtcaGCTGGGAGCTATGAATTCTACCTTCTGTCCCTAACCAATCTACACCCAGCGGAGGACGGCCACTTTCTATCAGCGGGTGAAATAGAGAGCATTCTGCAGCTCATCAACCAGCACTATAAGCCATCTAACCAAGAACATGCTACTCTGTCTGACCTCCAG TGTATTGATGCTGCTCATCTGCTGGAAGACGCAAACGAAAAAGATGGTGCAGGCGCCAGTGTGACGACCGTGCCCAAAGTGGCCGCAGCCATCATCAGTCACATCCTGCAGCGTCGCTGTTTCTCTCAGACGAACCTCCCGCCGCCTTCCTTCTTCACGAGTTATATCTTTCAGTCCCTCAATCGCACCAGTGGCCTGCAAGTTTTAG ATTTGGAAGAGCTGCTTCATCAACTGGGAGTTGGTGGTGAAGGAAAGAGGCGGAACTTACAGATAAAGACGGTGCATTCGCTGGACGGTTGCAAGCCACAAAGTGGAGACTGGGCACGG GTGTGTTTTTCAGCCAATCAGCTGGTGGATATTTTTGCTCTGCACCCCCATTTGCCCATTTCCAAGGAGCACTTGAGGCAAATTTGCCCGGCCATCATTCAGCAGTTGCTAGGCAATGCGTGTGAGTCTGCAGAACCAAACACCAGAAGATCTCAGCCTACTGCTTTTGAGA AGTTTGGCTACAGCACAGCAGCAGTGCTGGTCATCACACTGGGCTCCATGTTCGGCATCTGTTTGATCTTCTTCAACTCGTGCCAGGAAACCTACACACTCATCCTGCAGCTCTTTGTGGGCCTGGCTGTGGGGACCCTCTCAGGAGATGCCCTCCTGCACCTCATCCCGCAG ATCCTCGGCCTTCATGACCATGCCGATGATGATGAAGAGCACTTCGCTGAGCAAAGGGAGTACCTGTGGAAGATTCTTGGCATCATTGCTGGGATCTATGGCTTCTTCCTCATTGAAAGAATCTTCTCCTTTTTGGTTCCTCATCATGGGCAC GCCCACTCGGGCGACCGTCCCTCAGAGCTCGGCTGTAATGCTCAGTCCCAGAGGGGAAAGTCCATGTCCACCATACAGCTG GGACCAGTAGAGGACTTGGACTGTACAGAAGGATCTCCTGAGCATCCAGACAAACAGAGGCCTTCACATCAAA GACGAGGTGTTCCTCTGCTCGCCGTCATGGTAATTGTGGGCGACAGCCTCCACAATTTTGCAGACGGCTTGGTTGTCGGCGCGGCCTTCTCCTCATCGCCCGAGACCGGCATGGCGACCACCGTGGCCATCCTTTGCCACGAGGTCCCACATGAAATGG gagacTTTGCAGTGCTGCTCAGCTCCGGGCTGCCCGTAAAAACTGCTGTGCTGATGAATTTCGTCAGCGCCCTGACCGCCTTTATGGGCCTCTACATCGGACTCTTTGTTTCCGCCCAGGTAGAGGCGCAGCAGTGGatctttgccatcactgctgGCATTTTCCTCTACTTGTCACTTGTGGAAATG CTTCCTCAAATGAGTCGAGTGAGCAGCAGCCGTCCTCGTGTGCTCTTCCTCCTGCAGAACGTGGGCCTGCTGATGGGCTGGTCGTGTCTTCTGCTGCTGGCGCTCTTTGAACACCAGCTCACGTTTAAAAATGATGGCTGA